One Astyanax mexicanus isolate ESR-SI-001 chromosome 3, AstMex3_surface, whole genome shotgun sequence genomic region harbors:
- the LOC125799413 gene encoding RNA-binding protein 6-like: MPKSFPKSQPHSQPHPQPHPHTQPHTQPHTQPHTQPHTQPHTQPHTQPHTQPHTQPHNQYSDSEYSDSEYSDSEYSDREYRDSEYRDREYRDSEYRDREYSDSVNSDSEYSNSEYSNSEYSDSEYRDSEYRDSEYRDREYRDREYSDSEYSDREYSDREYSDREYSDSEYRDREYRDREYRDSEYRDREYSDREYSDREYSDSEYRDREYRDREYRDSEYRDSEYRDSEYRDSEYRDSEYRDSEYRDSEYRDSEYRDSEYRDSEYRDSEYRDSEYRDSEYRDRWYRDRWYRDSEYSDSEYSDSEYSDSEYRDRWYSDSEYRDREYSDSEYSEYRDREYSDSEYSEYRDREYSDSEYRDREYSEYRDREYSDSEYSEYRDREYSDSEYSEYRDREYSDSEYRDREYSEYRDREYSDSEYRDREYSDSEYSDSEYRDRWYSDSEYSDSEYSDSE; the protein is encoded by the coding sequence ATGCCCAAATCATTCCCCAAATCCCAACCCCATTCCCAACCCCATCCCCAACCCCATCCCCATACCCAACCCCATACCCAACCCCATACCCAACCCCATACCCAACCCCATACCCAACCCCATACCCAACCCCATACCCAACCCCATACCCAACCCCATACCCAACCCCATAACCAGTACAGTGATAGTGAGTACAGTGATAGTGAGTACAGTGATAGTGAGTACAGTGATAGAGAGTACAGGGATAGTGAGTACAGGGATAGAGAGTACAGGGATAGTGAGTACAGGGATAGAGAGTATAGTGATAGTGTGAATAGTGATAGTGagtacagtaatagtgagtacagtaatagtgagtacaGTGATAGTGAGTATAGGGATAGTGAGTATAGGGATAGTGAGTATAGGGATAGAGAGTACAGGGATAGAGAGTATAGTGATAGTGAGTACAGTGATAGAGAGTACAGTGATAGAGAGTACAGTGATAGAGAGTACAGTGATAGTGAGTATAGGGATAGAGAGTATAGGGATAGAGAGTATAGGGATAGTGAGTATAGGGATAGAGAGTACAGTGATAGAGAGTACAGTGATAGAGAGTATAGTGATAGTGAGTATAGGGATAGAGAGTATAGGGATAGAGAGTATAGGGATAGTGAGTATAGGGATAGTGAGTATAGGGATAGTGAGTATAGGGATAGTGAGTATAGGGATAGTGAGTATAGGGATAGTGAGTATAGGGATAGTGAGTATAGGGATAGTGAGTATAGGGATAGTGAGTATAGGGATAGTGAGTATAGGGATAGTGAGTATAGGGATAGTGAGTATAGGGATAGTGAGTATAGAGATAGATGGTATAGAGATAGATGGTATAGagatagtgagtatagtgatagtgagtatagtgatagtgagtatagtgatagtGAGTATAGAGATAGATGGTATAGTGATAGTGAGTATAGAGATAGAGAGTATAGtgatagtgagtatagtgagtatagagatagagagtatagtgatagtgagtatagtgagtatagagaTAGAGAGTATAGTGATAGTGAGTATAGGGATagagagtatagtgagtatagagatagagagtatagtgatagtgagtatagtgagtatagagatagagagtatagtgatagtgagtatagtgagtatagagaTAGAGAGTATAGTGATAGTGAGTATAGGGATagagagtatagtgagtatagagaTAGAGAGTATAGTGATAGTGAGTATAGGGATAGAGAGTATAGtgatagtgagtatagtgatagtGAGTATAGAGATAGATGGTATAGtgatagtgagtatagtgatagtgagtatagtgatagtGAATGA